In Phreatobacter stygius, a genomic segment contains:
- a CDS encoding M48 family metalloprotease, protein MTFRPFRSRFAASALAALVAVSTAAPALAQPRGLPIVRDTEIENLLRDYARPLFRAAGVGGSQTNVVIINDRGFNAFVANGRRIFVNAGAIMDSRTPNELIGVMAHETGHIAGGHLARLREAVERAQIIAVIGMLAGAGAVAAGAATGGRSGIGEAAPGVLMGGPHIAMRSLLSYQRGEEAAADRAAINYLNSTGQSAKGMVETFRRLQDQTMFAARQADPYMISHPMPADRVANIEPLAKASPHYNATDPADRVARHDLARAKLAGFVERTDAITRRYPPSDTSLPARYARTIQMFRFGDRNRAAALADDLIRSQPNNPYFHEIKGQILLETGLPGQALPPLRRAVSLAPNSGLIRIMLGHALVATGNNAVLDEAIRELRLALQREPEAADGYRQLAIAYGRKGDRGQADLAAAQTSLYEGDLGAARGLARRAQASLPAGSPGWLRAEDIVAQRRNQQN, encoded by the coding sequence ATGACGTTTCGCCCGTTTCGCAGCCGTTTCGCAGCATCGGCGCTCGCAGCTCTGGTTGCCGTCTCGACGGCAGCGCCGGCGCTTGCCCAGCCGCGCGGCTTGCCGATCGTTCGCGATACCGAGATCGAGAACCTGCTGCGTGACTATGCGCGGCCCTTGTTTCGGGCCGCCGGCGTCGGCGGCAGCCAGACCAATGTGGTGATCATCAACGATCGCGGCTTCAACGCCTTCGTCGCCAATGGCCGGCGCATCTTCGTCAATGCCGGCGCGATCATGGATTCCAGGACGCCGAACGAGCTGATCGGCGTGATGGCGCACGAGACCGGCCACATCGCCGGCGGCCATCTGGCACGCCTGCGCGAGGCGGTCGAGCGCGCCCAGATCATCGCCGTCATCGGCATGCTGGCCGGCGCCGGAGCGGTGGCCGCGGGCGCGGCCACCGGCGGGCGCAGCGGCATCGGCGAGGCGGCGCCCGGCGTGCTCATGGGCGGCCCGCATATCGCCATGCGCTCGCTCTTGTCCTATCAGCGCGGCGAGGAGGCCGCCGCCGACCGCGCCGCGATCAATTACCTCAATTCCACCGGCCAGTCGGCCAAGGGCATGGTCGAGACCTTCCGCCGGCTGCAGGACCAGACCATGTTCGCCGCGCGCCAGGCCGATCCCTACATGATCAGCCATCCGATGCCGGCCGATCGTGTCGCCAATATCGAGCCGCTGGCCAAGGCGAGCCCGCATTACAACGCGACCGATCCGGCCGACCGGGTCGCCCGCCATGATCTTGCCCGCGCCAAGCTTGCCGGTTTCGTCGAGCGCACCGACGCCATCACCCGGCGCTACCCGCCAAGCGACACTTCGCTGCCGGCGCGTTATGCCCGCACCATCCAGATGTTCCGCTTCGGCGATCGCAACCGGGCGGCGGCGCTGGCCGACGACCTGATCAGGTCGCAGCCGAACAATCCTTATTTCCACGAGATCAAGGGGCAGATCCTGCTGGAGACCGGCCTGCCCGGCCAGGCGCTCCCGCCGCTGCGCCGGGCCGTGTCGCTTGCGCCCAATTCCGGCCTGATCCGCATCATGCTCGGCCACGCCCTGGTCGCCACCGGCAACAATGCCGTGCTCGACGAGGCGATCCGCGAATTGCGCCTGGCGCTGCAGCGCGAGCCGGAAGCCGCCGACGGCTACCGCCAGCTGGCCATTGCCTATGGCCGCAAGGGCGACCGCGGCCAGGCCGACCTTGCCGCGGCGCAGACCTCGCTCTACGAGGGCGACCTCGGGGCCGCGCGCGGGCTTGCCCGCCGGGCCCAGGCATCGCTTCCCGCCGGCTCGCCCGGCTGGCTTCGCGCCGAAGATATCGTCGCCCAGCGGCGCAACCAGCAGAACTGA
- a CDS encoding DsbA family protein — MDFRPIALAFAAALSLATSALAQTSAAPPMSTAPAVQVTPEERARIEVIIRDYLLKNPEVLQEALVELERRQAANEERARGEAFQANRQQLYRSANQVVLGNPQGDVTIVEFFDYNCGFCKRAMVETMELVRQDRRIRLVLRDFPVLGPGSVEASQVALALKMQLQGPKYEEFHTKLLGGRGQANRARALEVAREVGADMARLERDMNAPQIRAELAETARLADLLRINGTPTYIIGDEVVIGAVGVEKLRENLVRARAGCAREANVC; from the coding sequence ATGGATTTCCGTCCAATCGCTCTTGCCTTTGCCGCAGCGCTGAGCCTTGCGACCTCCGCCTTGGCCCAGACATCGGCCGCACCGCCAATGTCGACGGCGCCGGCCGTCCAGGTGACGCCCGAGGAACGCGCGCGGATCGAGGTGATCATCCGCGATTATCTCCTGAAGAATCCCGAAGTACTGCAGGAGGCGCTGGTCGAACTGGAGCGCCGCCAGGCGGCCAACGAGGAGCGCGCGCGTGGCGAGGCCTTCCAGGCCAACCGCCAGCAGCTCTACCGTTCCGCCAACCAGGTCGTGCTCGGCAATCCCCAGGGCGACGTCACCATCGTCGAGTTTTTCGACTACAATTGCGGTTTCTGCAAACGCGCCATGGTCGAGACCATGGAGCTGGTCCGCCAGGACCGGCGCATCCGTCTGGTGCTGAGGGATTTCCCGGTGCTCGGACCCGGTTCGGTCGAGGCATCTCAGGTGGCGCTCGCCCTCAAGATGCAGCTGCAGGGGCCCAAATATGAGGAATTTCACACCAAGCTGCTCGGCGGCCGCGGCCAGGCCAATCGCGCCCGCGCGCTCGAGGTCGCCCGTGAGGTCGGCGCCGATATGGCCCGCCTCGAGCGTGACATGAATGCCCCGCAGATCCGGGCCGAGCTGGCCGAGACGGCACGCCTGGCCGACCTCCTGCGGATCAACGGCACGCCGACCTACATCATCGGCGACGAGGTGGTGATCGGTGCCGTCGGCGTCGAGAAGCTGCGCGAAAATCTGGTGCGGGCCCGCGCCGGCTGCGCCCGCGAGGCCAATGTCTGCTGA
- a CDS encoding ferredoxin--NADP reductase, translating to MSNLNTERVLEVRHYTDRLFSFKTTRDPAFRFLNGQFTMIGLQVEGKPLLRAYSMASSNYEENLEFFSIKVQNGPLTSRLQNIQVGDEVLVGRKPVGTLVQDSLLPGKTLYLCGTGTGLAPFMSVVKDPEAYERFDTVVLIHGTRFINEQAYGDFIEHALPEDEFIGEAVKAKLKYYPTVTREPYIHNGRITELLDSGKLPADLGLPPLDKDNDRVMICGSPAFLKDMVTMLEQRGFDEGANNRPGHFVVEKAFVEK from the coding sequence ATGTCCAACCTGAATACCGAGCGCGTCCTCGAGGTTCGTCACTATACGGACCGGCTGTTTTCGTTCAAGACCACGCGCGACCCGGCCTTCCGTTTTCTCAACGGCCAGTTCACGATGATCGGCCTTCAGGTCGAGGGCAAGCCGCTGTTGCGCGCCTATTCCATGGCCTCGTCGAATTACGAGGAGAACCTCGAGTTCTTCTCGATCAAGGTGCAGAACGGTCCGCTGACCTCGCGCCTGCAGAACATTCAGGTCGGCGACGAGGTGCTGGTCGGGCGCAAGCCGGTCGGTACGCTCGTCCAGGACAGCCTGTTGCCGGGCAAGACGCTTTACCTCTGCGGCACCGGCACCGGCCTTGCACCGTTCATGAGCGTGGTGAAAGACCCGGAAGCCTATGAGCGCTTCGACACGGTGGTGCTCATCCACGGCACACGCTTCATCAATGAACAGGCCTATGGCGACTTCATCGAACATGCCCTGCCGGAAGACGAGTTCATCGGCGAGGCGGTCAAGGCCAAGCTGAAATATTACCCGACGGTGACCCGCGAGCCCTATATCCACAATGGCCGGATCACCGAGCTCCTGGACTCGGGCAAGCTGCCGGCCGATCTTGGTCTGCCGCCGCTCGACAAGGACAATGACCGCGTCATGATCTGTGGTTCACCGGCCTTCCTGAAGGACATGGTGACCATGCTGGAACAGCGCGGCTTCGACGAAGGCGCCAACAATCGGCCCGGCCATTTTGTCGTCGAGAAGGCCTTCGTCGAGAAATAG
- a CDS encoding GNAT family N-acetyltransferase, whose translation MSNAVRNNPELNRYELAVEGHVAAAYYQLKPGIITFVHTEVPNELAGKGVGSALARGALDDARAQGLKVVAQCPFIGAYIAKHGEYGDLLL comes from the coding sequence GTGTCGAATGCAGTGCGCAACAATCCGGAGCTCAACCGTTATGAACTCGCTGTCGAGGGCCATGTCGCCGCCGCCTATTACCAATTGAAGCCGGGCATCATCACCTTCGTCCACACCGAGGTGCCGAACGAGCTTGCCGGCAAGGGCGTCGGCTCGGCGCTGGCGCGCGGCGCGCTCGACGACGCGCGGGCGCAGGGCCTCAAGGTGGTCGCCCAATGTCCGTTCATCGGCGCCTATATTGCCAAGCACGGCGAATATGGCGACCTGCTGCTCTGA
- a CDS encoding pyridoxal phosphate-dependent aminotransferase, translating to MSREGIARSLLTPTRRGSVAPFLVMDVMTAAAKAEAEGRSVIHMEVGQPAAPTPLVVREAAARALMEGQIGYTLALGIPELRQQIARYYADAHGVAVPIERIAVTMGSSSAFILSFLALFEAGDRVAIASPGYPAYKNILEALGCEVVFIETTAATRYAITPDMLAAEHAKKPLNGLLVASPGNPTGTMMTPQALSALIGAARDLGIRFISDEIYHGLSYDMPCATALETSNDVVVINSFSKYYCMTGWRIGWMVVPETLVRSIECLAQNLFISAPKLSQVAALAAFEATADLELIKAGYAANRKVLLEGLPKAGLDRLLPVDGAFYIYADVGHLTNDSLDFARRMLAETGVAATPGPDFDPFNGMHAMRFSFAGSTPDMEEAVKRLTKWLG from the coding sequence ATGTCCCGCGAGGGCATTGCCCGATCGCTGCTTACCCCGACCCGGCGCGGATCGGTGGCGCCGTTCCTGGTCATGGACGTGATGACGGCGGCCGCCAAGGCCGAAGCCGAGGGGCGCAGCGTCATCCATATGGAGGTTGGCCAACCGGCCGCGCCCACCCCGCTGGTGGTGCGCGAAGCCGCGGCGCGCGCGCTGATGGAGGGCCAGATCGGCTATACGCTGGCGCTCGGCATCCCGGAACTGCGCCAGCAGATCGCCCGCTATTACGCCGATGCGCATGGCGTCGCCGTGCCGATCGAGCGCATCGCCGTCACCATGGGCTCGTCCTCGGCCTTCATCCTGTCCTTCCTGGCCCTGTTCGAGGCCGGCGACCGGGTGGCGATCGCAAGCCCTGGCTATCCGGCTTACAAGAACATCCTGGAAGCGCTCGGCTGCGAGGTGGTGTTCATCGAGACCACGGCCGCGACACGCTACGCCATCACGCCCGACATGCTGGCGGCGGAACATGCCAAGAAGCCGCTGAACGGCCTCCTGGTGGCAAGCCCCGGCAATCCGACCGGCACGATGATGACACCGCAGGCGCTCTCGGCCCTGATCGGCGCGGCCCGGGATCTCGGCATCCGTTTCATCTCGGACGAGATCTATCACGGGCTGTCCTATGACATGCCCTGCGCCACCGCGCTGGAAACCTCCAACGACGTGGTGGTGATCAATTCCTTCTCGAAATATTACTGCATGACCGGCTGGCGGATCGGCTGGATGGTGGTGCCGGAGACCCTGGTGCGCTCGATCGAATGCCTGGCGCAGAACCTGTTCATCTCGGCGCCCAAGCTCAGCCAGGTCGCAGCCCTCGCCGCCTTCGAGGCGACCGCGGACCTGGAGCTGATCAAGGCCGGCTACGCGGCCAACCGCAAAGTGCTTCTGGAGGGCCTGCCCAAGGCCGGGCTCGACCGGCTGCTGCCGGTCGACGGCGCCTTCTACATCTATGCCGATGTCGGGCACCTGACCAATGACAGCCTGGATTTCGCCCGCCGCATGCTGGCCGAAACCGGGGTCGCGGCGACGCCGGGACCGGATTTCGATCCGTTCAACGGCATGCATGCGATGCGCTTCTCTTTCGCCGGCTCGACCCCGGACATGGAAGAGGCGGTGAAGCGGCTGACGAAATGGCTCGGGTGA
- a CDS encoding TIGR03808 family TAT-translocated repetitive protein, which translates to MPLDRRSFFLAAASLALPVAASAATLDSASFGLKPDAGDDQTRNFQRAVETAAGSRLPLRLAPGSYRIGEIRLPANCQIQGVRGQTRLVFQGGTACLVSPRADLVTLSGLVIDGGAKPLPDRRGLVTLSHGRGVRVEDCEILGSSHHGLVLEGVEGMVRGNLVTGAAKAAIVALDSKGLTISQNTVRSAANNGILVWRTLAGDDGTMVEGNRIEDIAARDGGSGQNGNAINVYRAGNVTVSGNRIRGCAFSAVRANAAANIAVTGNNCSGLGETALYIEFGFEGAVVANNIIDGAALGVVATNFNHGGRLAAIHGNLIRNLTNRRPAGTDPNDPAGVGIAVEADAAISGNIIEGAPSAGIQLGWGQYLRDVSVTGNVIKGAPVGIAVSVAPGAGHALITDNLVQGASQGAVVGMEWKRPVTGDLARDGVGRFAQLTVSGNRVR; encoded by the coding sequence GTGCCGCTCGATCGCCGTTCGTTCTTTCTCGCCGCCGCATCGCTTGCCCTGCCGGTCGCGGCCAGCGCCGCGACCCTCGACAGCGCGTCCTTTGGACTGAAGCCGGATGCCGGCGACGACCAGACCCGCAACTTCCAGCGCGCCGTCGAAACCGCGGCCGGCTCGCGTTTGCCGCTCAGGCTGGCGCCCGGCAGCTATCGGATCGGCGAGATCCGGCTGCCGGCCAATTGCCAGATCCAGGGCGTGCGCGGCCAGACCCGGCTGGTGTTCCAGGGCGGAACCGCCTGCCTCGTCAGCCCGCGCGCCGATCTGGTGACACTGTCGGGCCTGGTCATCGACGGCGGCGCCAAGCCGCTGCCCGACCGGCGTGGCCTGGTGACGCTGAGCCATGGCCGCGGCGTCAGGGTGGAGGATTGCGAGATCCTCGGCTCGAGCCATCACGGCCTGGTGCTGGAGGGGGTCGAGGGCATGGTGCGTGGCAATCTGGTGACCGGTGCGGCCAAGGCGGCCATCGTGGCACTCGACAGCAAGGGCCTGACGATCAGCCAGAACACGGTCCGCTCGGCCGCCAATAACGGCATCCTGGTCTGGCGTACGCTTGCCGGCGACGACGGCACCATGGTCGAAGGCAACCGGATCGAAGACATTGCCGCCCGCGACGGCGGCTCCGGCCAGAACGGCAATGCCATCAACGTCTATCGCGCCGGCAATGTGACGGTCAGCGGCAATCGCATCCGCGGCTGCGCCTTCTCGGCGGTGCGCGCCAATGCCGCCGCCAACATTGCCGTGACCGGCAATAATTGCTCCGGCCTCGGCGAAACCGCGCTCTATATCGAATTCGGCTTCGAAGGCGCTGTCGTCGCCAACAACATTATCGACGGCGCGGCGCTCGGCGTGGTCGCGACCAATTTCAACCATGGCGGCCGGCTCGCGGCCATTCACGGCAACCTGATCCGCAACCTCACCAACCGCCGGCCGGCCGGCACCGATCCGAACGATCCGGCCGGCGTCGGCATCGCGGTGGAGGCCGACGCGGCCATTTCGGGCAATATTATCGAGGGCGCGCCGAGCGCCGGCATCCAGCTCGGCTGGGGCCAATATCTGCGTGATGTCTCGGTCACCGGCAATGTCATCAAGGGCGCGCCGGTCGGCATCGCGGTGTCGGTCGCGCCGGGCGCCGGCCATGCGCTGATCACCGACAATCTGGTGCAGGGCGCAAGCCAGGGCGCGGTTGTCGGCATGGAATGGAAACGGCCGGTGACCGGCGATCTCGCCCGCGACGGTGTCGGCCGCTTCGCGCAACTGACGGTTTCCGGCAACCGGGTGCGTTAA
- a CDS encoding gamma carbonic anhydrase family protein, with translation MLKGPEVPRTSAHVTIDDQAFIHPSAQIYGKVTIAAGASVWPNAVIRAELHEVVIGPRSNVQDFVMIHVGNASGTIVGADCSVTHHVTLHGCTLGDNVLVGIGATIMDGCVIGENSIVAGGSFLKENTIVPPNSIVAGVPAAVKASRDSGAANRFNAWLYAENAAAYCRGEHRFWDEADLAAAAKQFGLHRKG, from the coding sequence ATGCTCAAAGGCCCGGAAGTGCCGCGCACCAGCGCGCATGTGACGATCGACGACCAGGCCTTCATCCATCCGAGCGCACAGATCTACGGCAAGGTCACGATCGCCGCGGGAGCTTCGGTCTGGCCCAATGCGGTGATCCGCGCCGAACTCCACGAGGTGGTGATCGGGCCGCGCTCCAATGTCCAGGATTTCGTGATGATCCATGTCGGCAACGCCAGCGGCACGATCGTCGGCGCCGATTGTTCGGTCACCCATCACGTCACGCTGCATGGCTGCACGCTTGGCGACAACGTGCTTGTCGGCATTGGCGCGACCATCATGGACGGCTGCGTGATCGGCGAGAATTCGATCGTTGCCGGCGGTTCGTTCCTGAAGGAAAACACCATCGTGCCGCCAAATTCGATCGTCGCAGGCGTTCCGGCCGCGGTGAAGGCGAGCCGCGACAGCGGCGCGGCCAACCGGTTCAACGCCTGGCTCTACGCTGAGAACGCGGCGGCCTATTGCCGTGGCGAGCATCGCTTCTGGGACGAGGCCGATCTGGCCGCGGCGGCCAAACAATTCGGGCTGCACCGCAAGGGCTGA
- a CDS encoding metallophosphoesterase family protein → MRFAVIADVHGNVLALDAVLADIATRGVERIVNLGDCVSGPLWPRETCERLRGLGVTTVRGNHDRWVAAGEPAEMYPSDRYAHDALDDSHRHWLGGLPHMVDFDVGGVLVRAFHATPADDNVYLTEEVVGGRLALASPADIAARLGDIQGAGLVLCGHSHVPRLLQAPESPALIVNPGSVGGPAYDDPTEPHPHVSEAGSPHARYGLITVEGGTVTAADLIAVTYDWTAAADRAAANGRAEWARALATGFIR, encoded by the coding sequence ATGCGTTTTGCCGTGATCGCCGACGTCCACGGCAATGTGCTGGCGCTTGATGCCGTGCTGGCCGATATCGCCACCCGGGGTGTCGAGCGCATCGTCAATCTCGGCGATTGTGTCTCGGGCCCGCTCTGGCCGCGCGAGACCTGCGAGCGGCTGCGTGGCCTTGGCGTCACCACGGTGCGCGGCAATCACGACCGCTGGGTCGCCGCAGGCGAGCCGGCCGAGATGTACCCATCCGACCGCTATGCCCATGACGCGTTGGACGACAGCCATCGCCACTGGCTCGGCGGCCTGCCGCATATGGTCGATTTCGATGTCGGCGGCGTCCTGGTCCGCGCCTTTCACGCAACACCCGCCGATGACAACGTCTATCTGACCGAGGAAGTCGTCGGCGGACGGCTGGCCTTGGCTTCGCCGGCCGACATCGCCGCGCGGCTCGGCGATATTCAGGGCGCCGGCCTGGTGCTCTGCGGCCACAGCCACGTGCCGCGCCTGCTGCAGGCGCCGGAGAGCCCGGCGCTCATCGTCAATCCCGGCAGTGTCGGCGGCCCTGCCTATGACGATCCGACCGAACCGCACCCGCATGTCTCCGAAGCGGGCTCGCCGCACGCCCGCTACGGGTTGATCACGGTCGAGGGCGGGACGGTGACGGCGGCCGACCTGATCGCGGTGACCTATGACTGGACGGCGGCCGCCGACCGTGCCGCCGCCAATGGCCGCGCCGAATGGGCACGCGCGCTCGCCACCGGCTTCATCCGCTGA